Sequence from the Saccharopolyspora pogona genome:
GTCTTCCACGTGAACAAGGAGGCCAAGGCCGCCATCCGCGGCGTCCACCGGGGCCTGCACACGCACTACACGCGCATGACCGAGGATGCCCAGATGGAGATCAGCCGGGCCATCCAGGAGATCAAGCGATCCGCGGAGCGCAGCGCGGTCGACCGCGACCAGCGGGCCAGGGACATCCGGCAGAAGCTGGAGGAGATCGCGGTGCTGCAACGGCGCGCCACGATGCTGACCCAGAACCGGATCACCGCGGCATGAGCGGCGATGCCCTGCTGGATCGCGCGCGAGCGCTGCTGATCCGCACCATGACGTTCTACCGGGACGATCCGCGCACCTCGATGTGGCTGCGCGGCCGGCTGGAACGGCTCGACCAGCCGCTGCGCATCGCCGTCGGTGGACGGGTGAAGGCGGGCAAGTCCACGCTGATCAACGCGCTGGTCGGTGCGGAGCTCGCGCCCACCGATGCCGAGGAGCGCACCCAGGTCAACACCTTCTACCAGTACGGGCCGGAACCGAAGATCCTGGTGCACACCCCGCACGGCGCGGTGCAGAACGTTCCCGTGTCCACTTTGGACGCCGGCACCATCCGCGACCTGCAGCACTGGCGGCCGGACGAGGTGGCCCGGCTGGTCATCGAGTCACCGACGCCGGGCCTGCGGGCCATCACGCTGATCGAGACGCCCGGCGTCGCGTCCGCGGCGGTGCAGGAGACCGGGCGGTCGGCGCTCGCGCAGATCCTGTCCGAAGCCGACGCGGTGCTGTACCTGACGCGGTACCCGCGGCAGACCGACCTGCAATTCCTGCAGTCCGTCAACGAATTGCAGACGGCCCGGTGCGTGCCGATCAACACGATCGTCGCGTTCTCGCGCGCCGACGAGACCGGCAGCGGCGGACCGGAAGCGCTGCAGGCGGCCGAGCGGATCGCCGAGCGCTACCGCAACGACCCCACGTTGCGGTCCTTCGCCCAGCACCTCATCCCGGTGATCGGGCTGCTCGGGCAGGCCGTCGCGACGATGACCGACGAGGACTTCCTGGCGCTGGGCAACCTTTCCCGGCTGTCCCAGAGCGACCAGGACGAGCTGTTGCTGTCGGCGGACCGGTTCATCAACAGCGGCATGGAATCGACGCCGGGCCCCGTCCGGCAGCGGCTGCTCGAACGGTTCGGGCACTACGGCATCGAGCGGGCGCTGGCGTTGATGCGCAGCGGCGTGACGGAGCGGAAGAAGCTGCAGGCCGCGCTGCTCGACGAAAGCGGCCTGAACCTGCTGCAGGAAACCGTGCACCAGCAGTTCGTGGAGCGGCAGGACGCGTTGCGGGCGCGATCGGCGTTGCTGGCCGTCGACATGGTGTCGCGCGCCAATCCCCGGCCCGGCGTGCAGCAGTTGCGCGGCGAGTTCGAGCGGCTGCTGGCAAACGCGCACGAGTGGAACGAGCTGCGGCTGCTGTCGGCGCTGGATTCCGGTCAGGTGCGGTTCGCCCGCCCGCTCCAGGCGGAAGCGAAGCGGCTGCTGGGGGCGTTCGGCAATGCGCCGCACGCGCGGCTCGGCCTGGACGAGATTGCGTTGGCGGTGGACCTGGCCGACGGGGCGGCGGCAGCGTTGGCGCGCTGGCGGGAGCAGTCGGTGAACCCGCTGCACGACCGGCAGCACCGCGAAGCGGTCCGCACGGTCCTGCGCAGCTGCGAACGACTGATCATCCACCAAGTCCACGGCCCGCAGCAGCAAACGCCCCAGCGCCAACCGAATCCGCAACACCAGCAGGACTCGCAGCGCCACCAGCAAGGCCCGCAGCACCAGCAGGGCCACCCGGCCGCGCAGCGCCCGCATCCGCCCCAGAACGCCTCGGGCGCCCACTCGCGCGACTGACGAGATCCGCTACCTCGGAGGAGGTGGGGCGTCGAGCGGAAACGAAGACGTCCACGTCGCCCGCGCCTTGCACCACCACGCAAACCAGCCCGAAAACCGCGGCTATAGAGGCTGTTTGGGGAACTCGTTGTGCGGCGGTGGTTTACGTGCGCGCTGCTGGTGTGCAGCGAACGGCCTGTTCACGTCGATAGGAGCCTGTTGCAAAATTACGCCCACCACGGACCGTGATCGATCGATCACGGCTGAGATGGCCACTGGCGGACAAACGGCGGCGATCGAGACTGATTTGGTACTTCGGTTCAGCCGTTTTCGCCGAAAACGCAACAGGCTCATAGACGGCACAAACGGTCCGTTCGCCTCGCCCACCTAAGCGGGGGCGCCGGGGCGTGGTGTGAAGCGAACGGCCTGTTCACGTCGATAGACGGCACAAACGGTCCGTTCGCCTCACACCTCACCAGGATCGAAAAATTGGTATGAACCAACAAAGAATCCGAGTGACGCACCGGATTTCTGCATCCGGTCACCCGCTGCGACCGCTTGATTCAACCGCTCGGACGCGCCTGGCCGGCTTCGGTTCAGAGCTCCAAGTCGCGCAGCGTCGCGTGGAGCTGCTCGACCAGGGGCCGACGGCGGGCCATCTCCCGGGCCGTCGCCGGATCCGGTGAGACCTTGCGCTGAGGAGCCACCAACTCGGCGGCGCGCTCCAACGAGTCGAACTCACCGAGCGCCCGCCACGCCAGCAGCACCGCGCCGAGCCCGGATCCGCCGCCGCCCTCGGCCAGCTCCAGGTCGATGTCGAGCGCCGCAGCGATCGCGTCCGCCCACACCCTGCTGAGGAACCCGCCGCCCGTAGCGCGCACCGCGCGCACCTCTGCCCCGGAATCGGCCACCGCGTCCCGCACCAGCGCGAGCTGCTGGGCGACGCCCTCGACCATGGCGCGGGTCATCTCGGCCCGGCCGTGCGAGCGCCGCAACCCCACGAACGAGCCCGTCAGACCCGGCTCCCACCACGGAGCCCGCTCGCCGAGCAGGTACGGCAGGGCCATCAACCCGTTCGCCCCCGCCGGTAC
This genomic interval carries:
- a CDS encoding dynamin family protein produces the protein MSGDALLDRARALLIRTMTFYRDDPRTSMWLRGRLERLDQPLRIAVGGRVKAGKSTLINALVGAELAPTDAEERTQVNTFYQYGPEPKILVHTPHGAVQNVPVSTLDAGTIRDLQHWRPDEVARLVIESPTPGLRAITLIETPGVASAAVQETGRSALAQILSEADAVLYLTRYPRQTDLQFLQSVNELQTARCVPINTIVAFSRADETGSGGPEALQAAERIAERYRNDPTLRSFAQHLIPVIGLLGQAVATMTDEDFLALGNLSRLSQSDQDELLLSADRFINSGMESTPGPVRQRLLERFGHYGIERALALMRSGVTERKKLQAALLDESGLNLLQETVHQQFVERQDALRARSALLAVDMVSRANPRPGVQQLRGEFERLLANAHEWNELRLLSALDSGQVRFARPLQAEAKRLLGAFGNAPHARLGLDEIALAVDLADGAAAALARWREQSVNPLHDRQHREAVRTVLRSCERLIIHQVHGPQQQTPQRQPNPQHQQDSQRHQQGPQHQQGHPAAQRPHPPQNASGAHSRD